The genome window GTCAAGACCTTAGCCCCGGTGCCGGGATGCGCCGGAGAACTGGTTCAATGTCTCTCTGGGAACGCCCTACCGGTGCGATATGCTACCGCCTACAATTGGATTCCCGGCAAGACGCTTAACCTACTCTCCGAGGATGAAAAAACGCCTGAATTGATTCGGAGTCTTGGGACCATGCTGGGGCGCATGCACGCTCTCTCGGAGACCTTAAAACTGCCGCACTGGTTTATCCGTCCTCGATACAACATTGATTGGATCAATCTGAAAGTTGAGAAGGCATTTGGAACGGATTACAAACTTTATTCATCAAGGGAGCTTGAAAAACTCTCCACCGTTTCTTCGCGCTTCTCGCGGTTTGCCGCGGAACATGCGGAAGGTAGACACGTTTTTGGACTCATTAACTTGGATTTTGAACCCCATAATATCGTTATTTCGGAGACACAGCCCTGTCCAATCGACATGGTCCACTTAGGGTTTGGTTATTACATTTCAGATATTCTGAATGTTTCGCGCTGTTTTGATACGGACGAACAACCGATTTTCTTCGAGGGGTATCAAGAAATTCGATCACTACCCAAAGATTACCGTCAACAGTTTGCGCTATTTGATGATATAGGCTTACTGTAATCCAGCGGGTAAGTCTACCCGAACAGATGGAATGGTAGACATGCAAAATTGGAAAAAGATGGTGCAGGAGGAACGCTATCATGACAAGGAAAATGTCATGCCCATTTTGTCAGACCCAAGTTGAATACGCTATCGAAAATTCTCCTGATTGGTATCGCGATCCGTCCCTACCGGTCTACCGAATTGATTGTCATGAGAAATGTAGGCAGTATTGGCTTGAAGCAATTTCTGACCCACACCCACAGATTGATCCCACCATCCTTGCCTTCTTGGATTCACTTGATGACGAACAGCGAACCTTTATATCCGAATCGACACGACACGCTTGTGACAACGGCATTTTGATAGTTTATAACAGTAGGATTTTACAATACCTTATCACCGATTGGCACTACGCAAAAGCGGCTGTTGTGTCGTATGCGTTAGATAATGTTTCATTCCGAATTAGTGGTCTTGGATTTGATTTTGCGAATATATTGTTTTTCTTAGAGGCTGAGCAGGCTCGGTTCACACTGAGACTCCATCGCGCTGGAACCTCTATCCATGAAATTCGATCTAAAATCTATTGGTTAGAGGCTCTTTGGAACAAGGGACGCGTCAAGACCCTCTCCGCTATTCCAGGACGTGATGGCGAAATGCTCCAATGCATCACCCCAAACGATCTACCTTCACGCTATGCAACTTTGTACGATTGGATTTCCGGTGAGACGCTTAGCGCGCTCTCTGCAGCGGAAAAAACACCTGAACTGATTCGGAATCTTGGGAACATGGTGGGTCGCATGCACAATGTATCGGAGACCTTAGAGCTACCCCAATGGTTTACCCGTCCTCGGTACGACATTGACTGGATTATCTCTAAGGTTGAAAAGGCACTTGAAAGTAATCACACAGACGCTTCAGCGGAAGCGTTTGCAAAACTCTCCTCACTTTCTTCGCGCTTCTCACGGTTTGTTGCGGAACAAGGAGAAGGACGGGACGTTTTTGGGCTGATTCACTCGGATCTGGAACCCCATAATATCATTGTTTCGGAGGGACAGCCCTGCCCAATTGACGTGCGAGAATTTGGGTTCGGTTATTATCTCTCAGATATTCTGACGCTTTCACGCCATTTTAGTGAAGATGAACAGACAATTTTCTTTGAGGGGTACCAAGAAATCCGGTCCCTTCCGACAGATTACCATCAACATTTAGCTCTATTTGAAGAGTTGCACACACTGTAACCCAACGGGTAAGTTTAGTACTTTGTTCATCTAAATTTTGTGGTACGAGTGTCGCGAGCAAAGCTCGCTCCTACAGAAGAGGGACGTTTGGAATACGCCCGTTGTGATTGACTTGTGTTCACAATTATGATAATAGTCTGCGCAAAGGACATGAAGCACCTAAGGAGCCAACACATGGAACACCGCTATCTTTTCCTCGACCTACACCACATCACCCGCATCGAAAGACTTTACCGCCGGATGCACCAACCGCAACGGCATCCCGATAACCCGGTTTTGCGCGGTGAGAATCCGTGGGAGAGTGTCGCATCCCTCTACGGCACGGTGCTTTACGACCCGCAGGATTCACTCTTCAAAATGTGGTATCTCACAGGACCTTACGCTGATGGTATGGTGAAGGTCCGTCAACGGGACGCGCTCGGCAATAT of Candidatus Poribacteria bacterium contains these proteins:
- a CDS encoding phosphotransferase, which produces MTRKMSCPFCQTQVEYAIENSPDWYRDPSLPVYRIDCHEKCRQYWLEAISDPHPQIDPTILAFLDSLDDEQRTFISESTRHACDNGILIVYNSRILQYLITDWHYAKAAVVSYALDNVSFRISGLGFDFANILFFLEAEQARFTLRLHRAGTSIHEIRSKIYWLEALWNKGRVKTLSAIPGRDGEMLQCITPNDLPSRYATLYDWISGETLSALSAAEKTPELIRNLGNMVGRMHNVSETLELPQWFTRPRYDIDWIISKVEKALESNHTDASAEAFAKLSSLSSRFSRFVAEQGEGRDVFGLIHSDLEPHNIIVSEGQPCPIDVREFGFGYYLSDILTLSRHFSEDEQTIFFEGYQEIRSLPTDYHQHLALFEELHTL
- a CDS encoding phosphotransferase — protein: MLKTMPCPICGTQVEYAIENSPEWYRDPSLPIYRIDCHEKCRRYWLAAISDPQPQIDPAILSILDGLNDKQRMFISESTQRVCDTDSWVIYDSSELQRLVNDYHYAKAAIMLYGWRNATFQVSGTGLDAENRLFFVESEGIRWTLRLHQLGASVDKVRSEIYWLKALWNEAKVKTLAPVPGCAGELVQCLSGNALPVRYATAYNWIPGKTLNLLSEDEKTPELIRSLGTMLGRMHALSETLKLPHWFIRPRYNIDWINLKVEKAFGTDYKLYSSRELEKLSTVSSRFSRFAAEHAEGRHVFGLINLDFEPHNIVISETQPCPIDMVHLGFGYYISDILNVSRCFDTDEQPIFFEGYQEIRSLPKDYRQQFALFDDIGLL